From Schizosaccharomyces pombe strain 972h- genome assembly, chromosome: II, the proteins below share one genomic window:
- the alg2 gene encoding mannosyltransferase complex subunit Alg2 has product MSQENSVHRSSTKKTPIKIAFIHPDLGIGGAERLVVDAAVGLQSLGKEVVVFTSHCDKKHCFEEIRDGTIKVKVYGDWLPSSIFGRLSIFCSSLRQVYLTMILLTNYMHFDAIIVDQLSTCVPFLLLASQMILFYCHFPDKYLAKRGGILKKLYRIPFDTVEAESVRLADRIVVNSKFTASVFKKAFPKIRKPLRIVHPCVDIEAASKPLEFQLPEKILQRKLLISVNRFERKKDIRLAIDAFSALRDLSANRFPEYLLLVAGGYDIRVSENRRYLKELQEFCEQKDLSYTTVKDNWDNITVAPSTNVLFLLSVPSKVRDALISSSRILLYTPENEHFGIVPLEAMLRKVPVLAQTNGGPLETVIDGKNGWLRPRDAKIWGNVIYEATTSTTYDTAAMGEAGSEWVKNEFSTDAMARKFESEIMSGIRSITPEKRLMRRVNGLLAVFVLFMLFWGTCIIAATVPFAIIKLYFAQTYSSVKLGFMLGTCIVSVSFLTFTVYAKLTNL; this is encoded by the exons ATGTCACAAGAAAATTCGGTGCATCGTAGTTCTACTAAAAAGACTCCAATTAAAATTGCTTTCATCCATCCGGATTTAGGAATTG GTGGTGCTGAGAGGCTTGTTGTAGACGCTGCTGTTGGATTACAATCACTAGGGAAAGAAGTTGTAGTATTTACGTCTCATTGTGATAAAAAACATTGTTTCGAAGAAATACGCGATG GTACTATAAAGGTAAAGGTATATGGTGATTGGCTTCCTTCTTCTATATTTGGCAGGCTCAGCATTTTCTGCAGCTCTCTCAGACAAGTCTACTTGACGATGATCCTTCTGACGAATTACATGCACTTTGACGCTATTATTGTAGATCAGCTTTCAACATGTGttccatttcttcttttggcTAGCCAGATGatccttttttattgtcaTTTTCCTGACAAATATCTTGCTAAACGCGGTGGAATCCTTAAAAAGTTGTATCGTATTCCTTTTGATACGGTTGAAGCAGAGTCTGTTCGACTTGCAGATCGAATTGTTGTTAATAGCAAGTTTACAGCTTCCGTCTTCAAAAAAgcatttccaaaaattcgTAAGCCCCTTCGAATCGTTCATCCTTGCGTTGATATAGAGGCAGCTAGCAAGCCTTTGGAGTTTCAACTCCCTGAAAAAATTCT TCAACGAAAGCTTTTAATTTCCGTCAACCGATTTGAAAGGAAGAAGGATATTCGACTTGCAATCGATGCTTTTAGTGCATTGCGCGATCTTTCTGCTAACCGATTTCCTGAATACTTGCTTTTAGTAGCCGGTGGCTACGATATTCGTGTTTCAGAAAATCGTCgatatttaaaagaattgcaGGAATTTTGTGAACAAAAGGATCTTTCTTATACGACTGTAAAAGATAATTGGGATAACATAACTGTTGCTCCTTCTACCAAtgtattgtttttattatcagTTCCTTCAAAGGTTCGGGAtgctttaatttcttcttctagAATATTGCTCTACACTCCTGAAAATGAACATTTTGGTATTGTCCCTTTGGAAGCCATGCTTCGTAAAGTTCCAGTATTAGCCCAAACGAATGGTGGGCCCTTGGAAACGGTTATAGATGGAAAGAATGGTTGGCTTCGTCCTAGAGACGCGAAAATTTGGGGAAATGTTATATATGAAGCGACTACTAGTACTACATATGATACTGCTGCCATGGGTGAAGCAGGGAGTGAATGGGTGAAGAATGAATTTTCTACAGATGCAATGGCTCGAAAATTCGAATCGGAAATAATGTCTGGAATACGATCAATCACGCCCGAAAAAAGATTAATGAGACGCGTGAATGGACTGTTGGCTGTCTTTGTTCTATTTATGCTATTTTGGGGGACATGCATTATCGCTGCAACTGTTCCCTTCGCCATAATCAAATTGTATTTCGCTCAAACGTATTCAAGCGTAAAACTCGGATTTATGCTAGGAACTTGTATAGTTTCAGT